A portion of the Oncorhynchus masou masou isolate Uvic2021 chromosome 11, UVic_Omas_1.1, whole genome shotgun sequence genome contains these proteins:
- the LOC135548687 gene encoding protein C-ets-2-like: MCDLSMDQVAPLSTCYRSSLKRQAAFDLFEDPMSLFSGYFLPSDDDQSLQEVPSGLNCFSHDMGPCSVPLLTPCSKAVMSQALKDSFSGFSKVQRCYGISNNPRKWTKQHVMQWLHWAASEFSLANVHFFKFDMNGQELYDLGKESFLDLAPDFVGDILWEHLDQMMKECQEKEESISLSSVVPSVTNWMSSSGFSLVETQCALQVPDNNDSLLRELFETSDKTALLTPDQEFSMFSKPQLSTVNVSYARSNPGTGQLSKAFLSQDQSLCSLESVDSIEGPESMLHSWGSQSSLADNQRVPSHDSFEDEYNSSPLSLEKQGLSFKDYVQERNEPVELGQPVIAAAVLAGFTGSGPIQLWQFLLELLTDKSCQAIISWTGDGWEFKLTDPDEVARRWGRRKNKPKMNYEKLSRGLRYYYDKNIIHKTSGKRYVYRFVCDLQNLLGYSAEELHIMLGVQPDTED; the protein is encoded by the exons ATGTGTGACCTCAGTATGGACCAAGTGGCCCCTCTGTCGACTTGCTACCGGTCCAGCCTCAAG CGGCAGGCAGCCTTTGACCTGTTTGAAGatcccatgtctctgttctctggATACTTCCTCCCCTCAGACGATGACCAGTCTCTTCAGGAGGTGCCCTCTGGCCTCAACTGTTTCTCACACG ACATGGgcccctgctctgttcccctgtTGACCCCTTGCAGTAAGGCAGTGATGAGTCAGGCCCTGAAGGACAGTTTCAGTGGGTTCTCCAAGGTCCAACGTTGCTATGGCATCTCCAACA ACCCTCGTAAGTGGACAAAGCAGCATGTGATGCAGTGGCTGCACTGGGCGGCCAGTGAGTTCAGCCTGGCCAACGTCCATTTCTTTAAGTTTGACATGAACGGCCAGGAGCTGTATGACCTGGGTAAGGAGAGCTTCCTGGATCTGGCTCCAGACTTTGTGGGCGACATCCTGTGGGAGCACCTGGATCAGATGATGAAAG AGTGTCAAGAGAAAGAAGAATCCATAAGCCTCAGCAGTGTTGTGCCCTCCGTAACTAACTGGATGAGCTCTAGCG GCTTTAGTCTGGTGGAGACCCAGTGTGCCCTGCAGGTGCCTGACAACAATGACAGTCTGCTTAGAGAGCTGTTTGAGACCTCAGACAAGACCGCCCTGCTGACTCCAGATCAGGAGTTCTCCATGTTCTCCAAGCCCCAGCTGAGCACGGTCAACGTCAGCTACGCCAGGAGCAACCCAGGCACAGGGCAGCTCTCCAAAGCCT TCTTGTCCCAGGACCAGAGTTTGTGTTCATTGGAGAGTGTGGATAGCATCGAGGGGCCAGAGTCCATGCTGCACTCCTGGGGCAGCCAATCCTCCCTGGCGGACAACCAGAGGGTGCCGTCCCACGACAGCTTTGAGGACGAGTACAACAGCAGCCCACTGAGTCTGGAGAAGCAGGGCCTGTCCTTCAAGGACTATGTCCAGGAGAGGAACGAGCCTGTGGAATTGGGACAGCCTGTCATAGCTGCTGCAGTGCTGGCTGGCTTTACTG GAAGTGGTCCTATCCAGCTGTGGCAGTTCCTGCTGGAGCTCCTGACTGATAAGAGTTGTCAGGCCATCATCAGCTGGACCGGAGACGGCTGGGAGTTCAAACTCACCGACCCAGATGAG gtggCTAGACGCTGGGGACGCAGGAAGAACAAACCCAAGATGAATTACGAGAAGCTGAGCCGTGGCCTGCGATACTATTACGACAAGAACATAATCCACAAGACATCGGGCAAACGCTACGTCTACCGCTTCGTCTGCGACCTGCAGAACCTTCTGGGCTACTCGGCCGAAGAGCTCCACATCATGCTGGGGGTCCAGCCTGACACTGAGGATTGA